In a genomic window of Helianthus annuus cultivar XRQ/B chromosome 10, HanXRQr2.0-SUNRISE, whole genome shotgun sequence:
- the LOC118482729 gene encoding UDP-glucuronate 4-epimerase 1-like produces the protein MIPAFRRRFPSTTTVFIWALLLLAFTASYIILVDPGSSVEKNVRLSAHVTRANGLSVLVTGAAGFIGSHVAIALKNRGDGVVGVDNFDNYYGRSLKETRRDLLELNGVYIVEGDINDSRLLSMLFDTVEFTHVMHLAAQVGVQYAVENPYAYVRSNVASLVTLLEQCKSAHPQPAVVWASSGSVYGVHNKVPYSETDRVDPPDTIYASTKRTGEEITHTYNRLHGLSITGLRFFTVYGPWGRPDMAYFSFVRNILQGEPITIYRAKNRVDPAREFIYIDDIVKGCVASLDTSGKSTGSGGLKNGSAPYRIFNLGNGSPVTVPALVAILEENLKMRVEKDVVDMCGDGDDSFAYVNISLAERELGYKPTTDLQTGLREFVKWYLWYYGKPLVEDSNV, from the coding sequence ATGATCCCCGCCTTTCGCCGCCGCTTCccctccaccaccaccgtctTCATCTGGGCTCTCCTTTTGCTCGCCTTTACCGCCTCGTATATCATCCTCGTCGACCCTGGTTCATCCGTGGAGAAAAACGTCCGTTTGTCGGCTCACGTAACTCGCGCTAATGGATTATCCGTACTTGTAACCGGAGCCGCGGGTTTCATCGGGTCGCATGTTGCCATTGCTTTGAAAAATAGAGGTGATGGAGTTGTAGGGGTtgataattttgataattactacGGACGTTCGTTGAAAGAAACGCGTAGGGATTTGTTAGAACTTAACGGCGTTTATATTGTTGAGGGGGATATTAACGATTCCCGTCTTTTATCCATGTTGTTTGATACGGTGGAGTTTACGCACGTGATGCATTTAGCGGCGCAAGTGGGCGTACAATACGCGGTCGAGAATCCGTACGCCTACGTCCGTAGTAACGTCGCGAGCCTCGTCACGCTTCTAGAACAATGCAAGTCGGCCCACCCGCAACCGGCCGTCGTTTGGGCCAGCTCGGGCTCGGTTTACGGGGTTCATAACAAAGTACCCTATTCCGAAACCGACCGGGTCGACCCGCCCGATACTATTTACGCATCGACAAAAAGAACGGGGGAGGAAATCACGCACACGTATAATCGTCTTCATGGGTTATCGATAACCGGGTTGAGGTTTTTCACGGTTTACGGCCCGTGGGGACGGCCCGACATGGCTTATTTTTCGTTCGTCAGGAATATTTTACAGGGGGAACCGATAACAATATATCGGGCTAAGAACCGGGTTGATCCGGCCCGGGAGTTTATCTACATTGATGACATTGTGAAAGGGTGTGTTGCGTCATTGGATACTTCGGGTAAAAGTACCGGGTCAGGCGGGTTGAAGAACGGAAGTGCACCGTATCGGATATTTAACTTGGGTAACGGGTCGCCTGTGACAGTACCCGCTTTGGTGGCGATACTAGAAGAGAATTTGAAGATGAGGGTGGAAAAAGACGTGGTGGATATGTGCGGAGATGGCGATGATTCATTTGCGTATGTGAATATTAGTTTAGCCGAGAGGGAACTCGGGTATAAACCGACGACTGATTTGCAAACCGGGTTGAGGGAGTTTGTTAAATGGTACTTGTGGTATTACGGCAAGCCGTTAGTCGAAGATAGTAACGTTTGA
- the LOC118483184 gene encoding 60S ribosomal protein L44: protein MVNVPKTKKTYCKNKECRKHTLHKVTQYKKGKDSLAAQGKRRYDRKQSGYGGQTKPVFHKKAKTTKKIVLRLQCQGCKHVSQHPIKRCKHFEIGGDKKGKGTSLF, encoded by the exons GTGAACGTTCCGAAGACCAAGAAGACTTACTGCAAGAACAAGGAATGCAGAAAGCATACCTTGCATAAGGTGACACAGTACAAGAAGGGCAAAGATAGCTTGGCTGCACAGGGAAAACGTCGTTACGACAGGAAACAATCTGGTTATGGTGGTCAAACTAAGCCCGTCTTTCACAAGAAG gcaaaaaccACGAAGAAGATTGTGCTAAGGTTGCAATGCCAAGGCTGCAAGCATGTCTCACAGCACCCAATCAAG AGATGCAAGCATTTTGAAATTGGTGGAGATAAGAAGGGCAAGGGAACATCTctcttttga